Within the Saccharomonospora amisosensis genome, the region CGGCGCGTGGCCGGTCACGGTGTCGCACGACCTGGACGCCGAGCTGCCCGCCGTGGACGCGGTGATGATGCTGCGCGTGCAGGCCGAGCGAATGCACGGCGGCTTCTTCCCCTCGGCACGCGAGTACTCGATCGCCTACGGCCTCAGCGAGGCACGGCAGCGGCTGCTGTCCGAGCATGCCGTGGTGCTGCACCCGGGGCCGATGCTGCGCGGCATGGAGATCGCCTCGTCGGTGGCCGACGCGGCGAGCGCCGCGATCACCGAGCAGGTGCGCAACGGGGTCCACGTGCGGATGGCGGTGCTCTACCACCTGCTGGCCGGAGACAACACAGCGGGCGCCGCCGACGCGGCCACCGCCACGCGAACCCACGGAGGCGAGGCGTGAGCGAGATCCTGATCACCGGTGCGCGGCTGTACGGGACGGGTGATCCGGTCGACGTGCTGGTCGCCGACGGCCACATCGCCGAGATCGCGGCGGTGGGCGCCACCGCCGCGCCGAAATCGGCCCGGCTGCTGCGCGCGCAGGGGCGGGTGCTGCTGCCCGGTTTCGTCGACCTGCACACCCACCTGCGGGAGCCGGGCAGGGAGGACACCGAGACCATCGAGACCGGGTCGGCCGCGGCCGCGCTCGGTGGCTACACCGCCGTGTTCGCCATGGCCAACACCGACCCGGTGGCGGACAACGCGGTCGTGGTCGAGCACGTGTGGCGGCGCGGCCGCGAGGTCGGCCTCGTCGACGTGCATCCCGTCGGGGCCGTCACCGTCGGCCTCGCCGGGGAACGGCTCGCCGAGCTGGGCACGATGGCCAAGTCCGCGGCGGGGGTGCGGATGTTCTCCGACGACGGTCACTGCGTTTCCGATCCGCTGCTGATGCGCAGGGCGCTGGAGTACTCCACCGCGCTGGACGTGGTCGTGGCGCAGCATGCCGAGGAGCCGCGGCTCACCGTCGGCGCGCAGGCCCACGAGGGCGAGCGCGCGTCGCGGCTCGGCTACGCGGGCTGGCCCTCCTCCGCGGAGGAGACGATCGTCGCGCGGGACTGCCTGCTCGCAAGGCACGCGGGCGCGCGACTGCACGTGTGCCACGTCTCGACCTCCGGCACGGTCGATGTGCTGAGCTGGGCCAAGGAACTCGGCACCGACGTCTCCGCCGAGGTCACCCCGCACCACTTGCTGCTCACCGACGAGCGGCTGGCGACCTACGACCCGGTGAACAAGGTCAACCCACCGTTGCGGGCCGAGCGGGACGTGCTGGCCCTGCGGCGGGCACTGGCCGACGGTGTACTCGACTGCGTGGCCACCGACCACGCTCCGCACGCGCCGCAGGACAAGGACAGCGAGTGGGCGGCGGCACGGCCGGGGATGCTCGGGTTGCAGACCGCGCTGTCGATCGTGGTGGAAACCATGCTGCGGCCGGGCCTGCTCGACTGGCGCGGGGTGGCGAGGGTGATGAGCGAACGGCCTGCCGAGATCGCCGGGTTGCCCGACCAGGGCAGGCCGCTGGCGCAGGGTGAGCCCGCGAACCTGGTGCTGGTGGACCCCGACGCCGAGTGGACCGTGCGTGGCGGCGAGCTGGCCAGCATCGCGGCCAACACGCCGTACGAGGGCATGCGGCTGCCCGCCGTGGTGAGCGCCACGCTGCTGCGCGGCCGGTTGACCTCCCTTGAAGGGAAGATTGTGTGATGGAGAGGCTGCTGCTGACGCTGCTGTTCGTCGCCCTGTTCGCGCTGAGCCTGTACGGCATGTGGCGGGGTTGGCGCAGGCAGGCGCGCGAGCAGAGCGTGCGGGTGCCACCGTTGCCCTCGGTGCCGGACGAGCCGGGCGAGCCGCTGCTGGAGTCCAGCGGGCTCTACGTGGCGACGACGTTCGCCGGCCGCTGGCAACAGCGCATCGTGACCAGGGGAGCGGGTTTGCGCGGCCCCGCCGTGTTCCGGTTGTACCGCGACGGTGTCGAGGTGGACAGGGCGGGCGCGGCTGGGTTCTGGATCCCGAGGGAGTCGATTCTGGACGTGCACACCGCCAGGGGGATGGCGGGAAAGGTGATGGGCACCGAGAGCCTGCTGGTGTTCACCTGGCGGCTGCGGGACGGGGATCGGGACGTGGAACTCGACACCGGATTCCGGGGTGACGACCTCGCCGAGTACCCGAGTTGGAGCGAACAGGTCGAGGGAGGTGCGCGGGCATGAGCGGCACGAACGGCACGAACACGTCGGGTGAACCGGCCGTGCTGGTGTTGGAGGACGGCCGGGTCTTTCGGGGAGCGGCCTACGGCGCGCGCGGGCGCACCCTCGGCGAGGTGGTGTTCTGCACCGGCATGACCGGGTACCAGGAGACGCTGACCGACCCCTCCTACCACCGGCAGATCGTGGTGCAGACGGCGCCGCAGATCGGTAACACCGGCTGGAACGACGAGGACGACGAGTCGGCGCGGATCTGGGTGGCCGGTTACGTGGTGCGCGATCCGGCGCGGGTGCCGTCGAACTGGCGGTCCACCCGGTCACTGGACGACGCGCTGGCCGACGCGGGCGTCGTGGCTATCAGTGAGGTTGACACCAGGACGTTGACCAGGCACATCCGCGAGCACGGCGCGATGCGCGCCGGGATCTTCTCCGGCGACGCGCTCGGCACCGACGACGACCTGCTCGCGCAGGTGCTGGCCAGCCCGCCGATGAAGGGTGCCGACCTCGCCGGCGAGGTCACCACGGCACGGCCCTACGTGGTGCCCGCACAGGGGCAGCGGCGGTTCCGCGTCGCGGCGCTGGACCTCGGCATCAAGTCCAACACCCCGAGGGAGATGGCACGGCGTGGCATCGAGTTGCACGTCCTGCCACTGAGCAGCACGGTCGAGGATGTGCTGCGCATCGAACCCGACGGCTTCTTCCTCTCCAACGGGCCGGGTGACCCGCAGACCCAGGAGCACGCGATCGAGCTGACAAAGGAGATGCTGAAGCGGCGTATTCCGCTGTTCGGGATCTGCTTCGGCAACCAGATACTGGGCCGCGCGCTGGGGCTGGGAACGTACAAGATGCGGTTCGGGCACCGGGGCATCAACGTCCCGGTGCTGGACGCCGAGACCGGGCGGGTGGCGATCACAGCGCAGAACCACGGCTTCGCGCTGGAGGGCGAGCCGGGGCAGCGGTTCGACTCCCCGTTCGGCATCGCGAAGGTCAGCCACTACTGCGCCAACGACGGCACCGTCGAGGGATTGCGCTGCGAGGACGTGCCCGCCTTCTCGGTGCAGTACCACCCGGAGGCCGCCGCGGGACCGCACGACGCGGCTTCGCTGTTCGACGAGTTCGTGACTCTGATGGAGAAGTACACCGATGCCCAAACGCGCTGACATCGAGCACGTCCTCGTGATCGGTTCCGGCCCGATCGTCATCGGTCAGGCGGCCGAGTTCGACTACTCCGGTACCCAGGCCTGCCGGGTGCTGCGCGCGGAGGGGCTGCGGGTCAGCCTCGTCAACTCCAACCCGGCGACGATCATGACGGACCCGGAGTTCGCCGACTCCACCTACATCGAGCCGGTGACTCCGGAGTTCGTCGAGAAGGTCATCGCCACCGAGAAGGAGCTGGGAAGGCCGGTCGACTCGCTGCTTGCCACCCTTGGCGGGCAGACGGCGCTGAACTGCGCGGTGGCGCTGCACGAGCGCGGCGTGCTGGAGAAGTACGGTGTCGAGTTGATCGGCGCCGACGTCGACGCCATCCAGCGGGGTGAGGACCGGCAGAAGTTCAAGGACATCGTGCGCGCCGTCGGCGGCGACGTACCGCGCAGCACCGTGTGCCACTCGATGGAGGAGGTGCGCAAGACCGTCGCCGAGGTGGGCCTGCCCGTGGTGATCCGGCCGTCGTTCACGATGGGCGGGCTGGGTTCCGGCATGGCGCACACCGAGGACGAGCTGGAGCGGATGGCCTCGTTCGGGCTGGAGGAGAGCCCGGTTACCGAGGTGCTCATCGAGGAGAGCGTGCTCGGCTGGAAGGAGTACGAACTCGAGCTGATGCGCGACCGGCACGACAACGTGGTGGTCGTGTGCTCCATCGAGAACGTCGACCCGATGGGCGTGCACACCGGCGACTCGGTGACCGTGGCACCCGCCATGACGTTGACCGACCGCGAGTACCAGCACATGCGCGACGTGGGTATCGCGGTGCTGCGCGAGGTGGGTGTGGACACCGGCGGCTGCAACATCCAGTTCGCCATCAACCCTCGCGACGGGCGCATGGTCGTCATCGAGATGAACCCGAGGGTCTCGCGGTCCTCGGCGCTGGCGTCGAAGGCTACCGGTTTCCCGATCGCCAAGATCGCCGCCCGGCTGGCGATCGGGTACACGCTGGACGAGATCAGCAACGACATCACCGGCGAGACGCCCGCGTCGTTCGAGCCGACGCTGGACTACGTGGTCGTGAAGATGCCGAGGTTCGCGTTCGAGAAGTTCCCCGGCGCCGACCCCGAGCTGACCACCACCATGAAGAGCGTCGGCGAGGCGATGTCGCTGGGCCGAAGCTTCCCGGAGGCACTCGGCAAGGCGATGCGCTCGCTGGAGACCAAGGCTGTCGGGTTCTGGACGCGGCCCGACCCCGAGGGCGCGACGCTCGAGTCCACACTGGAGGAGCTGAGGGTGCCGCACGACGGCCGGATCTACGCCGTCGAGCGGGCACTGCGGCTGGGCGCGAGCGTGGCGCAGGTGCATGAGGCCAGCGGCATCGACCCGTGGTTCATCGACCAGATCGCGCTGATCGGGGAGCTGGGAAGGCAGTTGCGGGACGCGCCCGTGCTGGACGAGCCGCTGCTGCGGCGCGCGAAGCGTACCGGCCTTTCCGACTCCCAGATCGCCGCGCTGCGCCCCGAACTCGCTGGCGAGGACGGCGTGCGGGCGCTGCGCCACCGGCTGGGTGTGCGGCCGGTGTTCAAGACCGTGGACACCTGCGCCGCTGAGTTCGCCGCGAAGACCCCGTACCACTACTCGGCCTACGAGTCCGACCCCGGGGCGGAGTCGGAGGTGGCGCCGCAGCCGGAGAAGCCGAAGGTGCTCATCCTCGGTTCCGGCCCCAACCGGATCGGGCAGGGCATCGAGTTCGACTACTCGTGCGTGCACGCCGCGCTGGCGCTTCGCGAGGCGAGTTTCGAGGCCGTGATGGTCAACTGCAACCCCGAGACGGTGTCCACCGACTACGACACCTCCGACCGGCTCTACTTCGAGCCGCTGACGTTCGAGGACGTGCTGGAGGTGGTGCACGCGGAGCAGGCGTCAGGCGAGGTCGCCGGTGTGATCGTGCAACTCGGCGGGCAGACCCCGCTTGGCCTGGCGCAGCGGCTGGCCGACGCAGGGGTGCCGGTGGTGGGCACGCCTCCGGAGGCGATCCATCTCGCCGAGGAACGGGGCGCGTTCGGCGACGTGCTTGCCGCCGCGGGGCTGCCCGCGCCCAAGTACGGCATGGCGACGTCGTTCGAGGGCGCCAAGCGGGTCGCCGACGAGATCGGCTACCCGGTGCTGGTGCGGCCCTCCTACGTGCTGGGCGGCAGGGGCATGGAGATCGTCTACGACGAGGTGGCGCTGGAGGGCTACATCCAGCGTGCGACCGAGGTGACACCGCAGCACCCGGTGCTGGTGGACAACTTCCTCGACGACGCCATCGAGATCGATGTGGACGCGCTGTTCGACGGCGAGGAACTGTACCTGGGCGGCGTCATGGAGCACATCGAGGAGGCGGGGATTCACTCCGGCGACTCGGCGTGCGCGCTGCCGCCGATCACGCTCGGCCGCACTGATCTGGACACCGTGCGCCGCTCGACGGAGGCGATCGCTCGCGGGGTCGGCGTGCGGGGATTGCTGAACGTGCAGTACGCGCTCAAGGACGACGTGCTGTACGTGCTGGAGGCCAATCCGAGGGCGTCGCGCACGGTGCCGTTCGTGTCGAAGGCGACGGCCGTGCCACTGGCCAAGGCCGCCGCACTGATCATGACCGGCTCCTCGATCGCGTCGTTGCGCGGCCGGGGCGTGCTGCCCGCGAGCGGCGACGGTGGGCACCTGCCCGCGGACGCGCCGGTGGCGGTGAAGGAGGCTGTGCTGCCGTTCCACCGCTTCCGCACCCCCGAGGGGCACGGCGTGGACTCGCTGCTGGGTCCGGAGATGAAATCCACCGGCGAGGTGATGGGCGTGGACACCTCCTTCGGGGAGGCGTTCGCCAAGTCGCAGGCTGGCGCTTACGGTTCGCTGCCGACCAGCGGCAGGGTATTCGTCTCGGTGGCCAACCGGGACAAGCGCTCCCTGGTCTTCCCCGTCAAGCGGCTGGCCGACCTCGGCTTCGAGGTGCTCGCCACCTCGGGTACCGCGGAGGTGTTGCGCCGCAACGGTATCCGCTGCTCGGTGGTGCGCAAGCACTACGAGGGCAGCACCGAGCAGGAGCCGAACATCGTCGAGGTGATCCGTGACGGCGGGGTGGACATGGTGATCAACACCCCGTACGGCAACAGCGGTCCGCGTGTCGACGGCTACGAGATCCGCACGGCCGCGGTGTCTCGCGGCATCCCGTGTGTCACCACCGTGCAGGGCGCCGCCGCGGCGGTACACGGCATCGAAGCGTTGATCAGGGGAGACATCGGGGTCCGGTCGATACAGCAACTTCAGCGAGGGCTGCGGGCCACGTAGCGGCCCGTACGGCCACGGCAGGAAGGGGCAGGGATGCGGGAGGCGTTCGGCAAGCGGCTCGCCGATGCGATAGCGGCCCGTGGCCCGCTGTGCGCGGGGGTCGATCCGCATCCCTCGCTGCTGCGGGACTGGGGGCTGGCTACGGACGCGTCCGGGCTGGAACGGTTCGCGCTGAGCGCCACGGAGGCGATCGCGGAGCACGTGGCGGTGCTGAAGCCGCAGTCGGCCTTCTTCGAGGCACACGGGGCGCCAGGAATCGCCGTGCTGCAACGGGTCATCGGCCTCGCGGGCGAGGCTGGCGCGCTGGTGCTGCTGGACGTCAAACGCGGCGACATCGGCTCCACCATGGCCGCGTACGCGTCGGCCTACCTCGGGGACGGCTCCGCGCTCGCGGCCGACGCGATCACGGTGTCGCCCTATCTCGGCTTCGATTCGCTCGAACCCGCCCTGCGGCAGGCTGAGGCCACCGGCAGGGGCGTGTTCGTGCTCGCGCGGACCTCCAACCCGGAGGGCGCGCGGGTGCAGCGTGCCGACGCTGGTCGGGGCCGCACGGTGGCACAGTCGGTGATCGATGCCGCGGCACTGCGCAACGCCGGCGCGGCGCCGATGGGCCATGTCGGTGTCGTGGTCGGGGCGACGAACGAGCCCGGGCAGGTCGATCTGACTAGGCTGAACGGGCCAATTCTGGCTCCGGGTTTCGGCGCACAGGGCGCCACGGTGCGGGATCTGCCCCTGGTTTTCGGCGACGCCCTGCCCAGGGTGCTGCCCGCCACGTCGAGGGCACTGCTGCGGCACGGACCCGATCCGGCCGCGCTGCGTGCCGCGGTACTCAGCGTGACCGGCGAGCTGTCGCAGCTCGTCGGCTAACGCTTCCGGCCGGGATGGATGCCCTGGTCGACAGGGTTGTTGATCTTGGTCTAGGGTATCCGACGTGGCGTAACCGGGGGTGTTGGCGCCGCACAGGGCGACGATTCCCGCCGCGCGGGCTGACAACGGGCAACCGAATGTGAGTAGGGTCGTTCCTGGCCGTGCCTCGGCGTCCAGTCGGGGCGCGACAACACCGCGAAAAGGGCCGTCGACCGGCGTCCCGATGTCGCGATCAGCGCCCACCCCCGCATTGTGGGTCCAGGTCGAGGGTGGGTACGGTCGCCACACCCACCCAGAATTTTGAGTAACACCGGAGGAAAACGTGGCACTTCCCCAGCTCACCGAGGAACAGCGTGCTGCGGCGCTGGAGAAGGCCGCCGCCGCCCGTCGCGCCCGCGCGGAGCTCAAGGAACGGCTCAAGCGCGGCGGTACGACCCTCGCCGACGTGCTGAAGCAGGCCGACGAGGACGAGGTCCTCGGCAAGATGAAGGTCTCCGCGTTGCTGGAGGCCCTGCCGGGCGTGGGCAAGGTGCGTGCGCAGCAGACCATGGAGCGGCTCGAGATCGCTTCCAGTCGCAGGCTGCGCGGCCTCGGCGACAGGCAGCGCAAGGCGCTGCTCGCCGAGTTCAGCGGCGAGTGAGCGAGCAGCGAAACCGCGGTTCGATCGTGGCCGGCCCCTACGGCGGCCGAGACGGCGTCGGTGAGCCGATGCCGGGCGAAACGGCCCGGCATCGGCTCACCGTCGTGTCGGGACCCTCCGGTGTTGGTAAGTCCAGCGTCGTGGCGGAGCTGCGCAGGCTGTGTCCGAAGATCTACTTCAGCGTCTCGGTGACGACGCGCCCTCCCAGGCCGAGCGAGGTCGAGGGGGAGCACTACCACTTCGTCGACCCTTCGACGTTCGAGGCCATGGCGGCGCGCGGGGAGTTCCTCGAGCATGCCGAGTTCGCGGGAAACCGTTACGGCACCCCGAGGGCACCCGTCGAGGCGGCGCTTGCCTCCGGCAGGCCCGCCGTGCTGGAGATCGAGCTGCAGGGCGCGCGCCAGGTCCGACTGGCGATGCCCAGGGCCCGGCTGGTGATGCTGCTGCCGCCTTCGTGGGCGGAGCTCGTGGACAGGCTCACCAATCGGGGAACCGAGCGGGACGAGGCCGTGCGAGCCCGGCTGGCCGAGGCGGAGCGGGAACTGGCGGCCGCGGGAGAGTTCGACGAGCACGTTGTCAACGCCGACGTGCGGGTGGCCGCACGGGAGTTGCTAAGCTTGATTACCGGCGAAACCACCGTTTGCGATGATTCGGAGCACAGTCAGTGACAGCGATTACGCTGGGTCCTCATGGTGAGCAGCTCGAGGGCATCACCAACCCGCCCATCGACGACCTGCTCGAGAAGGTCAGCTCCAAGTACGCGCTCGTGATCTACGCCGCGAAGCGCGCCCGCCAGATCAACGACTACTACGCCCAGCTCGGCGAGGGCCTGCTCGAGTACGTCGGCCCGCTCGTGGAGCCGGGCCCACGTGAGAAGCCGCTTTCGATCGCGCTGCGCGAGATTCACGCCGGGCTGCTTGAGCACACCGAAGGCGAGTAGCACCAGGTGGCCTCGCGACCCCGGGTCGTCCTCGGCGTCGGAGGCGGCATCGCCGCCTACAAGGCCTGCGAGGTGTTGCGGGGCCTGACCGAGTCCGGCCACGACGTCCGGGTGGTACCCACCGAGTCGGCGCTGAAGTTCGTCGGGTCGGCCACGTTCGAGGCGCTGTCAGGGCATCCCGTGCACACCGGTGTGTTCACCGAGGTGCCGCAGGTGCAGCACGTCCGCGTCGGCAAGGAGGCCGACCTGGTGCTCGTCGTGCCCGCCACCGCCGACCTGCTCGCCAGGGCCGCGCACGGCATGGCCGACGACCTGCTCACCACCACGCTGCTGACCGCTCGCTGCCCGGTGGTGTTCTTCCCCGCGATGCACACCGAGATGTGGGAACACCCCGCTACCAGGGACAACGTCGCGTTGCTCCGTGGTCGTGGTGCCGTGGTGGCCGAGCCCGATTCCGGCCGGTTGACCGGCGCCGACACCGGCAAGGGCAGGCTGGCCGACCCAGCCGAGATCGTCGACCTCGTTCGGCTGCTGCTGGCGCGGCCCGACGCCTTGCCACGCGACCTGGAGGGGCGCCGTGTCGTCGTGTCGGCCGGTGGCACCAGGGAGCCGCTCGACCCGGTGCGTTACCTCGGTAACCGCTCCTCCGGAAAGCAGGGCTACGCGCTGGCCAGGGTCGCCGCGCAGCGCGGCGCCACCGTCACCCTCGTCTCGGCCAACACCTCGGCGCTGCCCGACCCGGCGGGAGTGGAGGTGGTGCCCGTCTCGACCGCGGAGCAGCTCGCGGCCGCGGTCCACGACGCCGCACCGGAGGCTGACGCCGTGGTGATGGCAGCCGCCGTCGCCGATTTCCGGCCCGCGACGCTGGCCGAGCACAAGATCAAGAAGACCGACGACATGCCTGCGCCGACGGTGCCGCTCACCCGTAACCCGGACATCCTCGCTGGTCTCGTGGCGAGCAGGCCCGAGGGCCAGATCGTGGTCGGCTTCGCCGCGGAGACCGGGGACGACCGGGGCAGCGTGCTCGACCATGCCCGCAGCAAGCTCAAGCGCAAGGGCTGCGACCTGCTGGTGGTTAACGCCGTCGGCGAGGGCAAGGCGTTCGGCACCGAGGACAACACCGGCTGGCTGCTGTCCCCGCAGGGTTTGCGGTGGCGCATCCCACTGGGCTCGAAGTCACAACTGGCGGCCACGGTGTGGGACGCGGTGAGCGAGCTGATGCGGCGACCGGGGGAGCGCCAGTAGGCTCGCGGCAGGGTCGGTGTCGGCCGGCTCGCAGGCGTCAGTGAGGAAGTGACGACAGTCGTGACCGTGTCGAACCGCAGGCTGTTCACCTCGGAGTCGGTGACAGAGGGTCACCCGGACAAGATGTGCGACGCGATCAGCGACTCCATCTTGGACGCGATGCTGGCCGCCGACCCGCGCAGCCGCGTCGCCGTGGAGACTTTGATCACCACCGGGCAGGTGCACGTCGCCGGTGAGGTGACCACGGAGGCCTATGTCGAGATCCCGGCGATCGTGCGCGAGCGCATCCTCGAGATCGGCTACGACTCCTCGGCGAAGGGCTTCGACGGCGCGTCGTGCGGCGTGAACGTGGCGATCGGGTCGCAGTCGCCCGACATCGCGCAGGGTGTGGACACCGCCTACGAGACGCGAGTCGGGGAACGCGGTGACTCAGGAGACGCCGACGACCTGGACAAGCAGGGCGCCGGTGACCAGGGGTTGATGTTCGGTTACGCGTGTTCGGACACGCCGGAGTTGATGCCGTTGCCGATCGCGTTGGCGCACCGGTTGTCGCGGCGGTTGACCGAGGTGCGCAAGAACGGGACGGTGCCGTACCTGCGTCCGGACGGTAAGACGCAGGTGACGATCGAGTACGCGGGTGAGCAGCCGGTGCGGTTGGACACGGTGGTGATCTCCAGCCAGCACGCCGAGGGCATCGACCTCGACGCGATGCTCGGGGTCGATGTCGCCGATCAGGTGGTGGCGCCGGTGCTGGCCGAGTTCGGCATGTCCGGCGACGGGCTGCGGCTGCTGGTCAACCCGACGGGCCGGTTCGTGGTGGGCGGGCCGATGGGTGACGCTGGGCTGACCGGTCGCAAGATCATTGTGGACACCTATGGGGGGATGGCGCGGCACGGTGGTGGCGCGTTCTCCGGTAAGGACCCCTCGAAGGTGGACCGTTCGGCGGCGTACGCGATGCGGTGGGTGGCCAAGAACATCGTCGCCGCGGGACTGGCGGGCCGTATCGAGGTGCAGGTGGCCTACGCGATCGGCAAGGCGGCTCCGGTGGGTCTGTTCGTGGAGGCCTTCGGCACCGAGACGGTTGACCCGGTGAAGATCCAGGCGGCCATCGGCGAGGTGTTCGACCTGCGGCCCGCCGCGATCATCAGGGACCTGGACCTGTTGCGGCCGATCTACGCGCAGACTGCCGCCTACGGGCACTTCGGGCGCGGCGACCTTGACCTGCCCTGGGAGCGCGCCAACCGAACCGAGGAGCTGCGCAGGGCGGTCGGCGCCTGACGGTCCGTTTCCGGGGCAGGCCGCCGGTTGCGCCGCCAACCCGCCCGGGCGGGTGGCACCCGGTTGCCTTAAGCTCTCGGACCCATGGTGCAGGCTAAGGAGCTCACGGCCCCCGAGAGCGGTCTGGCGCAACCGAAACCATCAGGTGTGCGGCACATCAGCTGGGATGCGGTCCGGGTCGTCAGCATCCTCGCCGTACTCGCCTTCCATGCGACGTTCCTGGCCCCGCTGACCCTGCCCGGGCTGGAGCTGCCTCCCGCGCCGTTGCGGATGGACTTCCCGTTCGGCGCCTCGGTGCTCATCACCGTTTCCGGCTACTTCGCGGCCATGACCATCGGTAAGCAGACCTCGCTGCGCTGGTGGTTGCGCAGGCTCGCCAGGCTGCTGCCCGCGTTCTGGGTCGCCGTGCTCGTCATCTTCGCCATCACCCAGTTGTTCGCCCCCGAGGGCCTGCCGAGGCACACCTACAGCGACCTGCTCGGCAACCTCGCGCTGGTGCACGTGCTCATCCCCGAGGTTTCCTACATCGATCTCGCGCACTGGACGGTGCCGGTACAGGTCGCCGGGTTCACGGCGATCGCGCTGCTGGCGTGGGGCGGCCGGATCAGGGGCAGGGCGGCGACCACCGTGATGTGGGTGGTGCTGCTGGTTCCGATGGCCCTGCGGTACCTGTTCATGGGGCAGGGTGAGGTGGCGCCGTTCTGGGTCAGGGTGATCATGGACGGCACCGGCATCAGCCGTGCCCACCTGCTGATCGCGGGCGTGGCCATCTACCGGTGGTCGAAGGGCCGCATCAGCTTCACCGAGCTGTACGCCATGCTCGGGGTCGTGCTACTGGCACACGGCCTGCACCCGCCCGAAGGGGATTCCGTGCTCGCGTTCGCGGTGGCGCTCGTGCTGGTCTGCGTCGCCGCGTACCAACCGGTGTGGGACGGCAGGTGGCTCGTCAGGTTCGCGCGGCCCATCCGGTGGCTGGCTGGCATCTCCTACGGCGTGTACCTCATGCACTACGTGGTCGGCACGATCGTGGCGCGCCACCTGGCCGACATCGGTGTTCCGTGGTGGGGCTGGATACCCGCGATGATCGCGTCGGCGATCGTCCTCGGCTGGGCGCTCACCCGGTGGGTCGAGCAGCCGGTGTTCAAGTTCCTCACCCGGCGCATAGATCCGCGGCGCGGCACCGACGAGCCGAGGGTCGTGAGCGCCTGACGGCTGGTTCGGTGAGTGCCTCGCGGGCCTGCGCCACCACCGTGGGACGCTGTGGGGACTGCCACGCCTGGTAGAGATGACGGCGTGAGCGGCGAGGAAACGACACCAACGACCCCACCACTGTGGGAGCTGCCACGCCGGCGTCGCACCGGCGGTGCGGGCGGGAAGGGTGCGGGCTCGCGCCGCAAGGGACAACGAGTACCCGCCGAGTCGGACCCGATAGCGCGGGTGGTCGTTGACGTGCCGCTGGCGCACCTGGATCGCACGTTCGACTACCAGGTGCCGAGCGAACTCGCCGACACCGCCGTGCCCGGCTGCCGGGTGCGGGTCAGGTTCGCGGGTCAGCTGGTGGACGGTTTCCTGCTGGAGCGGGCAGCCACCACCGAACACACCGGCAGGCTGGCCTTCCTCGAGCGCGTGGTGTCCAGCGAAGCGGTGCTGCCGCCACGGCTGGTTCGGCTGTGCCGGGCGGTGGCGCAGCGCTACGGCGGCACGCTCGCCGACGTGCTCCGGCTGGCCGTGCCACCCCGGCACGCCAGGACCGAGGCCGAACCCGCCGCCGAGCCGGTACCGCCGCCCGCCGAACCGCCCGCCGACGGGTGGCGCCGTTACCCGAGGGGAGGGGCCTTCCTGGACGCGTTGCGCGCCCGCCGGCCCGCGCACGCGGTGTGGCAGGCCCTGCCGGGGGAGGACTGGCCAGCGCGGCTCGCGGAGCTGGCCGCGACCGTCGCGGCGGACGGCAGGGGCGCGGTGCTCGTGGTGCCGGACCACCGCGACGCTGCCCGGCTGTACCAGGCGTGCGAGCGGCTCGCAGGGCCGGAGACGGTGGTGGCGCTGTCGGCGGAGGTGGGCCCCGCGCGGCGGTACCGCCGTTGGCTGGCGGTGTTGCGCGGCAGCGCGCGCATCGTGGTCGGCACACGCGCGGCCATGTTCGCCCCCGTCCGCGAACCGGGGCTGTACGTGGTGTGGGACGACGGAGACGACCTGCACGCCGAGCCCCGCATGCCGTACCCGCAGGTGCGCGACGTGCTGGTGCTGCGGGCGCACACCGACGGCGTGCCGTTGCTGGTG harbors:
- the carB gene encoding carbamoyl-phosphate synthase large subunit, with product MPKRADIEHVLVIGSGPIVIGQAAEFDYSGTQACRVLRAEGLRVSLVNSNPATIMTDPEFADSTYIEPVTPEFVEKVIATEKELGRPVDSLLATLGGQTALNCAVALHERGVLEKYGVELIGADVDAIQRGEDRQKFKDIVRAVGGDVPRSTVCHSMEEVRKTVAEVGLPVVIRPSFTMGGLGSGMAHTEDELERMASFGLEESPVTEVLIEESVLGWKEYELELMRDRHDNVVVVCSIENVDPMGVHTGDSVTVAPAMTLTDREYQHMRDVGIAVLREVGVDTGGCNIQFAINPRDGRMVVIEMNPRVSRSSALASKATGFPIAKIAARLAIGYTLDEISNDITGETPASFEPTLDYVVVKMPRFAFEKFPGADPELTTTMKSVGEAMSLGRSFPEALGKAMRSLETKAVGFWTRPDPEGATLESTLEELRVPHDGRIYAVERALRLGASVAQVHEASGIDPWFIDQIALIGELGRQLRDAPVLDEPLLRRAKRTGLSDSQIAALRPELAGEDGVRALRHRLGVRPVFKTVDTCAAEFAAKTPYHYSAYESDPGAESEVAPQPEKPKVLILGSGPNRIGQGIEFDYSCVHAALALREASFEAVMVNCNPETVSTDYDTSDRLYFEPLTFEDVLEVVHAEQASGEVAGVIVQLGGQTPLGLAQRLADAGVPVVGTPPEAIHLAEERGAFGDVLAAAGLPAPKYGMATSFEGAKRVADEIGYPVLVRPSYVLGGRGMEIVYDEVALEGYIQRATEVTPQHPVLVDNFLDDAIEIDVDALFDGEELYLGGVMEHIEEAGIHSGDSACALPPITLGRTDLDTVRRSTEAIARGVGVRGLLNVQYALKDDVLYVLEANPRASRTVPFVSKATAVPLAKAAALIMTGSSIASLRGRGVLPASGDGGHLPADAPVAVKEAVLPFHRFRTPEGHGVDSLLGPEMKSTGEVMGVDTSFGEAFAKSQAGAYGSLPTSGRVFVSVANRDKRSLVFPVKRLADLGFEVLATSGTAEVLRRNGIRCSVVRKHYEGSTEQEPNIVEVIRDGGVDMVINTPYGNSGPRVDGYEIRTAAVSRGIPCVTTVQGAAAAVHGIEALIRGDIGVRSIQQLQRGLRAT
- the pyrF gene encoding orotidine-5'-phosphate decarboxylase; translation: MREAFGKRLADAIAARGPLCAGVDPHPSLLRDWGLATDASGLERFALSATEAIAEHVAVLKPQSAFFEAHGAPGIAVLQRVIGLAGEAGALVLLDVKRGDIGSTMAAYASAYLGDGSALAADAITVSPYLGFDSLEPALRQAEATGRGVFVLARTSNPEGARVQRADAGRGRTVAQSVIDAAALRNAGAAPMGHVGVVVGATNEPGQVDLTRLNGPILAPGFGAQGATVRDLPLVFGDALPRVLPATSRALLRHGPDPAALRAAVLSVTGELSQLVG
- the mihF gene encoding integration host factor, actinobacterial type, whose protein sequence is MALPQLTEEQRAAALEKAAAARRARAELKERLKRGGTTLADVLKQADEDEVLGKMKVSALLEALPGVGKVRAQQTMERLEIASSRRLRGLGDRQRKALLAEFSGE
- the gmk gene encoding guanylate kinase; protein product: MPGETARHRLTVVSGPSGVGKSSVVAELRRLCPKIYFSVSVTTRPPRPSEVEGEHYHFVDPSTFEAMAARGEFLEHAEFAGNRYGTPRAPVEAALASGRPAVLEIELQGARQVRLAMPRARLVMLLPPSWAELVDRLTNRGTERDEAVRARLAEAERELAAAGEFDEHVVNADVRVAARELLSLITGETTVCDDSEHSQ
- the rpoZ gene encoding DNA-directed RNA polymerase subunit omega, which codes for MTAITLGPHGEQLEGITNPPIDDLLEKVSSKYALVIYAAKRARQINDYYAQLGEGLLEYVGPLVEPGPREKPLSIALREIHAGLLEHTEGE